The Bernardetia litoralis DSM 6794 genome includes a window with the following:
- a CDS encoding CorA family divalent cation transporter, producing MIKTILEAESGYQWIDIISPSDKDLRELIRQYKMPSAAVKDCMSAFHTPKVEPIGEWTYFIVRYYDLYCEDEADTIQEITKKAAIFVNKDYILTIHKTGQPSLAQLANEWRNGSHTRYESTTHFTYKLLDMLLKTYEVGMNQASERLDVYEKEVFREMKDSSIFERLYQLKRRGSVFKRMLYLTKELIQTYMRYSKDYPLAHHNIEFVDSLYYRVDELHENANNLINLRLSLASHRTNEIMGILTIFSVFFLPLTFIVGVYGMNFKSMPELKSPHGYLIVWVVMITMVASIYIWFKKKGWV from the coding sequence ATGATAAAAACTATTTTGGAAGCCGAATCGGGTTATCAATGGATAGACATAATTAGTCCTAGTGATAAAGATTTAAGAGAACTCATTCGCCAGTACAAAATGCCTTCTGCTGCTGTAAAGGATTGCATGTCTGCTTTTCACACTCCAAAAGTAGAACCAATAGGCGAATGGACATATTTTATTGTGCGTTATTATGACCTTTATTGTGAAGATGAAGCTGATACAATTCAAGAAATCACAAAAAAAGCAGCCATTTTTGTAAATAAAGATTATATTCTGACTATCCACAAAACGGGGCAGCCTAGCTTGGCACAGCTTGCCAACGAATGGCGAAATGGCTCACACACACGCTATGAAAGCACTACCCATTTTACCTACAAACTTTTAGATATGCTCTTGAAAACCTATGAAGTAGGAATGAATCAAGCAAGCGAACGTTTAGACGTATATGAAAAAGAAGTATTTAGAGAAATGAAAGATAGTTCTATTTTTGAAAGATTGTATCAACTCAAAAGACGTGGCTCTGTTTTTAAAAGAATGCTTTATCTTACTAAAGAACTCATTCAAACTTATATGAGATATTCTAAAGATTATCCTTTGGCACATCATAATATTGAATTTGTAGATTCTTTATATTACAGAGTTGATGAGTTACACGAAAATGCTAATAATTTAATTAATCTTCGACTTTCTTTGGCTTCACACCGAACCAATGAAATTATGGGAATTTTGACTATCTTTTCTGTGTTTTTTCTTCCTCTTACTTTTATTGTGGGAGTTTATGGAATGAATTTTAAATCTATGCCTGAATTAAAATCACCTCATGGTTATCTTATTGTTTGGGTAGTTATGATTACGATGGTAGCAAGTATTTATATTTGGTTTAAGAAAAAAGGATGGGTTTAG